From Panthera tigris isolate Pti1 chromosome B4, P.tigris_Pti1_mat1.1, whole genome shotgun sequence:
TTGTTACGTGTGGGGAACACATGTGTAAAGTTCTACTCTGTCCTGATTGAATTACTCTGCTTTGGCCAAGTTTGATCTGTGCCGTCTCTGTCTCAGTGGCCACTGGAGGGACGATGAGTAGTGTTCTTCCCTGACCCCACCTGTAATGTATAGTTTAACTCTTCCCCTTGGCCTTGCTTGCTCTGTGCAAGTGGGAACGTATTTCACTTGGCCAAGTAGTCTCCCATTATGTCCCTAAGCCCGAAGCTTCTGTTGACCGGAAAAGGTAGAGAAAAGTGCCACCAAAGTTGTGAACTCTGgttagggaaaaatatttttggactTGACAATGACTCTTAGTTAACTCAGTTGCTGGAAGTAGTAGAGTCAGAAACGTTTTCCCTCccgttcccttcccttcccttcccttcccttcccttcccttcccttggccGGGGAGGTTAGAGGCAAGGGCCAGGAGAGGTGAAGCCAGCAATACCTAGTTGTAGCGGTATTAGAAAGAAGGttactggggcgtctgggtggctcagtcggttaggcgtctgactttggcttaggtcatgatcttgcggttcatgggttcgagccccgtgtcaagctctgtgctgacagctcggagcctggagcctgcttccgattctgtgtctcccttgttctctgccctttccccattcatgctctgtctctgtctcaaaactaaacatttaaaaaaagaaagagagagagagagagagagagagagaaaggaagaaaggaagaaagaaaggttacTTACACTGGACGATGCACCCAGggatcctgtctctgtctcctcccatcCTGGGCACGTTGGGACCCCGAGTGGTGCACAGCTGGCTTGCCCTGTGTAATTCCTGGGGTGCTGGACGTGGGAGGTAGGAGAGCAGCAGTGGTAAGAGCGGCGCTCAGATCTGCACCGCTTTGCCATCCTTCCTCTGTGTCGGACCCACGGTTCTCACGGGCTCATGTGGGGACGCGGGGCACTTCAGTCAGGATGACTTCATTGTTGCCGGGGAGCAAGTGTGTGCTCCCCTTGCCGGAGCTCTGTACGAGAGGCCGCCTCTTTGGTCTTGAGCCCACGAGCTcctttttagttcatttttcaaGTGCATTTGGGtagatgggtgtgtgtgtgtgtgtgtgtgtgtgtgtgtgtgtgtgtgtgtgtgtgtgtgttttcccagtTAACAGCCAAGCCTACAGCGTCCTTGGGGTTGACACTCAGTGTCACCGTGCCAGCCTCACCTGAACTCCTGGTGCCTCCCCGCCACCCAAACACTTTCCCCAAGAAGCAAAGCATTTGTCAAGTGGGAGTGTCCACAGagttatttttccctttggaCCTTTCTCATGTGTGGACTTGAGGTTATGTCTCCGTGTGCAGTAGTCTGGTCcacgttattattatttttttaacggtttattttttttttgcagaaagtAGAGTGGGAACGTTTGGTGTGGGTAAAGGGTAAACACGATGGTAGGAAAAGCAGCCTATTAGGAGCTGGAATCCTGAGTTGTGGAGGTGACTCTGCCACTCCCTGTCTCTGGGACCTCTGGCAGGTCACCTCCCTATGTGTGAAGTGACGCCATGGGACTGGATGAGCATCTGCTAACCTAGTCTATTAGGTTAGACCTTCTCAGGTCTCACCTTACAGGAAGTGGTAGCCAAAGGATCAAAGCAATCTACGCTACcgtggtgggaagggagagggacagggttGAAGTGCATGGTAgggtaatataatataatataatataatataatataatataacataagaAGGGATTGATGGACACTGAGCTAAGGCTGTCTCTTTCTACAACCTCAGTAGGTTGATGGAGAGATTTTGTTCACAATGAGCGCGATCCattcttcccccgccccccttgCGTATGCAGATATGTCATGGGGCGTGGTGTCTCTCCCTTGACCCTAGAGCGTGCAGGCTAGAGGCAGGAGGATTTGGGTTGCTGGAATTCATAGAATGCCCTGGCCCTACTGCGGCGTGGcctgatgggggagggaggaggggtggctcTTGAGTCCCAGTGGTGATGGCTGCGTTCTGACTTCGTCCTCAGGTGAGAGATGGCAGGCTCTGGTGAGCGCAAAGGCAAGAAGGATGACAATGGCATCGGCACGGCCATTGATTTTGTGCTCTCCAATGCCCGGCTGGTGCTGGGGGTGGGCGGAGCAGCCATGCTGGGCATCGCCACGCTGGCAGTTAAGCGGGTAAGTGGGCGCAGccagggccgggggtggggggggcggacGAGGCTGCCTCTGTCAAGTGGAGCTGACCTTGAACGAGCCTCGGATACTGCTAATGGGGGCATAACCCGGAAATCTGACATTGTTAGATGAGCCCATAGGAGAACTCAGCAAGTCTACTTCTAGGACTCCGCCCTGAAGAAATCGGTGGCAATACAAATAAGTCTATCCCAGTGAGTAAACCGCTACAGATAACCAAGATGCCCTTCCTTAACTCCCCGATTTGAAATGGCAACACTCCCACCACATACACACTTCCTATTTcccttttctactttattttccttaacatCTATCTCTGACTGCGTATGTCACATTGAACTTGTTTATTACATATTGCCTGTATCCTTCCACCGCACTGCAGACTCATGCGGGCAGGGATTGGGTCTCTGTGTTTTACTGCTTGACTCTGTGCACCTAGAACCACGCCTGGCATGTAGGAGCCACTCGGTAAATATCCGTTAAATAAATGAATCCGTGTTCAACGTTATGGTACGTTCGTAAGGTACAATGCTGAATAGTCAGAAAAGGTACATGATGTTGACCACTGGGTTCGTTTTCAGTGACAGTGGGGAGATGATAAAAAGGATGAGTGAAAAAAATCCAGTGTCGCAAGTGTACGTACAGTAGGATCctaagtatatacatacatatttcccAGCAAGAGCCagaccaaaatattaacagtcgTGTCTGTGTTGTGTCCTTACGGTAGATCTGTTTCTTGTTTGCATCATTTAGTATTTCCCGAGATTTTCTGCATGGAGCACAGTGTTCCATAATCTAGAATAAAACTAAAGTTATTGAAAAGTAGTAGTCAGACCCCCTAGGGCAGAGCTGCTGAGAAGAAGGGAAACGGAGGCAGGAAGCTTCCTATGCCTCGGCCTCCGCTATTTCAGATGTACGATAGGGCGATCAGTGCCCCTACCAGCCCCACCCGCCTGAGCCATCCGGGGAAGAGGAGCTGGGAAGAACCGAACTGGATGGGCTCGCCCCGACtgctgaataaagaaatgaagacaggCCTGAGCCGGTCCCTGCAGACCCTTCCCACAGACTCCTCAGCCTTTGACGCAGGTGAGGACAAGGCCCCCGCCCCTCCGGGGCCTCTCTGTGTGTGCTCAGTACCGCCCCCGCTTTCAGCAGACCTTTCTTGAGCgcccgtgtgccaggcaccgcgCTCGCACTTTTGTGCCAGGCCCTCCTTTCCGGGGCCGAGGCAGCTGTGGACCGAGCGAGCGCGGGAAGAGCTCACgtgcctctctctcttgccttggCAGATACATTCTGCCCGCCCCGGCCCAAGCCATTGGCCAGGAAGGGCCAGGGAGACTTGAAGAAGTCACGGCTCCGCATGTCCCTGCAGGAGAAACTTCTTACTTACTACCGGAACCGGGCGGCCATCCCTGCTGGCGAGCAGGCTCGGGCCAAGCAAGCTGCCGTGGACATATGTGCCGAGCTCCGGAGCTTCCTGCGGGCCAAGTTGCCGGACATGCCGCTCCGGGACATGTACCTGAGTGGCAGCCTCTATGACGACCTGCAGGTACCAAGGTGGTTCTCACGAAGGGTAGGGTCGGGTGCGGACCAGGATGcttctctgggggcgcctggggggctcggtcagttgagcgtcggacttcggctcaagtcacgatctcacagttcgtgaattcgagccccgagtcgggctctgtgctgacagcgcggagcctgcttcggatcctctgtctcccgcgcccgccccccgcccccccccccccctcccggctTACATGCGCACGAGCGCTCTTCACGCTcttcacgctctctcaaaaaaagaatagtaaaacatttaaaacaaaaaaagccgtTTCTCAAGAGTGCTCTTGGTACAGGAGATCGGTGTCCCAGGCGTGCCAGAAAGACCGAAGTCTTAGGTCTTACTGTTTCTGAAGTTTACCTGCTGCCGTAGCCCTTGTTGTGTCTTCCTTAACCCTTTctgttttttcgtttttgttttttttttttcttttttctttttcttattctgacAGACCGGGGTTCAAATCCTTGCTCTGAACGAATTCGTCGTTTCCTTTATTGATGGGAGAATACAAGATGGTGGGACCTGTGTTTGGGGAAAGTTCTCTCTTGAGCAGATTAAATCCCTCAAAACCTTTTTAACTGTGCTCCAACAGGTGGTGACAGCTGACCACATCCAACTCATCGTGCCCCTGGTGCTGGAGCAGAACCTGTGGTCGTGTATCCCTGGTGAGGACACCATCATGAACGTCCCCGGCTTCTGCCTGGTTCGCCGTGAGAACCCAGAGTATTTTCCTCGTGGTAGCAGCTACTGGGACCGCTGCGTAGTAGGGGGCTACCTTTCCCCCAAGACGGTGGCAGACACATTTGAGAAGGTAGTGGCTGGCTCCATCAACTGGCCAGCCATAGGGTCCCTCTTGGACTACGTGATCCGACCGGCACCACCCCCAGAAGCCCTGACTTTGGAAGTGCAGTATGAGCGCGACAAGCATCTCGTCATTGACTTCCTGCCGTCGGTGACCCTCGGCGACACCGTCTTGGTAGCCAGACCACACCGGCTGGCCCAGTACGACAACCTATGGCGGCTGAGCCTGCGGCCCGCAGAGACGGCTCGCCTGCGGGCTCTGGACCAGGCCGACTCGGGCTGCCGATCTCTGTGCCTCAAGATCCTCAAGGCCATATGCAAGTCCACTCCGGCTCTGGGCCACCTCACTGCCAGCCAGCTCACCAACGTCATCCTCCACTTGGCCCAGGAGGAGGCTGACTGGTCTCCGGATATGTTGGCCGACCGATTCTTGCAGGCCTTGAGGGGACTCATCAGCTACCTAGAGGCCGGAGTCCTGCCCAGTGCCCTGAACCCCAAGGTGAACTTGTTTGCAGAGCTCACTCCTGAAGAAATAGATGAATTGGGATATACTCTCTATTGCTCCTTGTCTGAGCCGGAGGTGCTGCTGCACACGTAGGGCAGGTGAAGGCCAAAGTGGACGTCAGGCGGTCAGACCCTGGCTTCTCCGTTAGAAACACGTGGCTGCACAGCTGGTGCCTCACAGGGTCCCTAGGTGCCTCCTATCTTGCTGGTCATCGCCCCGGTCACTTCATGCTGATTAGCATGCCATCTCTTTGCCTCCTCTTTTCTCACCCAgccctttctatttttgttacCAAACACTGTGCACctactcctccctgccccctcgcTCCAGGCTGACTTTTCTGGAATGAATTGAGAAGGTGAAGCACTGGCCTGACCTGAGCTGCTGTTGTGCAGTTTGGCCCAGGTTTTCTGCTCCTGTCTGCCCTTTGGCCTGTTTTCTTTCCAGTGTCTCCTCTGTCTGTTCCTCTTGTTCACgccttctgttttgcttttctccCTGGAGCATATCTGCCCGTCAAGATGTTGCCTTTGAGTTGAATGTCACCGAAGAGTTCTGATCCGCACGTTTCCGAGCTGAGCTCTGCAGAGTGAGCGCTCAGACACTATTTAGAATTTCTGGGGTTAAAACCGGGAGAAGAGCTGGCTCTTGACCCAGGTCCCTGGAGAAGCAGCCCATGCCCCCCACGTCCTGACCACCTCAGATTCCTAAGTGCTGAGAAGGTCCCTCCTGGGAACACGGTTACTGACCCACGCAGGAGTGAGGCTCAAGATAAACTGGTTGCAAAGTTGCCTGGAGATTGTGTTTTTTAGTGGCCATCTGTGAGGGTGCCGCGGGGGAGCTGGAGGTGGTgaggagggcctggggagggTGCGTGTGCCTGGTGTCTAGACCTCCCCTTTGGCTGGTCCGGATCAGCTGCGAGAGCGGAGTGGcaggaggacaggaggaggacgagggagggaaggggctgccTGCCGGGGCGCCGCCCCCCCTGCACAAGTGCTGTTGTTCagccccttccttgcttcttgCCAATTAGGACGAAGCCTTCGAGGACACAGCCTTGGGGGAGGTTGACAGGTGTCTGAACGCTAACTGGAAAATCCAGTCACCAGTCGAGGCTTGGTGACGGAGTTTCTCCCCCATCAGGCCCCGCCTCTCTAGGATGCTGCCTCAGAGCAGGAACCGGCCCAAAGccagcccttccttccccagcttCTGCCACAGGAACGTGAGAGCCTTACGTGCCGAGCCCCCTAGGCACTGTTGAAGGGCGAGCAGACTTGCGCCGACCTCTTCCCCGTCCTGTCTCAGCCCACTCCTGGGGAGACTGGTGCTACCTAGGGAGAGAGTTCGTGTATAAAacacggcggggggtgggggggtgggggggtgtcggTGCAGCTTGCTCCGCCCCCTCTTATTTCCAGCTGCTAAAACTGCGCTGTGTGTATTGCAAAGTATCCTGAGAGTGGGGAGGAGTATTTAATACACGACGTCTGTGCGTCTTGTGTTGTGCTTTTGTCCTGTCCGTGGCAAGAAGCCAGTAATAAGTGTTTCTGATCTGCCCATCCAGTATTTCGTTATCCCatcaagttttattattttttctattcttcctaCCTCTCCATCGGTGAGATTCTGGTGAAGCTCTCCACAGCTGTCTCGTTCTTTCCCAACGACAGCAGCATGAAATGACTCTAAAATAGCATTGAACCCTCAGCTACTTTTGAATTTAGGGTAGACGGTCCTGCCCCCTTTTTGTCATGGGTTAGGAGGGTAAACTAGGGTTAACCTCGACTCTATTGGGAAAAATTTCCTGCTCCTCTCTATGTATGCAGAGGTTCCTTAAAGTGGCTCAGCTCTTTCATTTGTATGAAGCTcctgagagagaatgaaacatAAAAAGCCCGGAACCCTGAAAGAGATTCTCCACCCTGGCTGTTCATCAGAGTCAAATTAGGGTTTAAAGGAAATCTCTGTGCCTGAGTGCTGCCCTCGGTGACTGGCCTGGAGGGGATGGGGTGGAGCCTGACCTTGGTGGTTCCGGAGCCCGGAGCTCGCTCCTCGGATCCAttagagggaaaggaaaagggaggctgCAAAAGAGTGGGTTAGTCTTCATTGAGGTAAAGCAGTCGGTTTTCCCAATGTATTAACAGAGTCTAGTTTTCTCAAGCTGGCATCTCTGACCAAATTGCATGTAAAGCATTGGAAGGAGagctggaaagaaacaaaagattttaaagactTAAGCCCAGATTATCAAAGCCAAGTGTAACTGCCATTtggttttatctcttttcttaaaGAGCAACACAAGGGCATCTCTGTCTCTTAACTGTGTTTCACAAAACCAAAAACCGTGGCTTTCCCATTTCACAAGCAAGAACCACCTGGAAGTCCTCAGAACAAGAAGCAGTGGAAATTCTTGGCCCTGGTCCTAGTGGGTTTGGTGACTGAGACTGGGCAAGCCGTGTAAAACGTGGAAGATTGTCCAGTGTGTTGAGGTTCTTGGATGGAAGAGGACAACatcctgcaccccccccccccgattgtTTTCATCTTTGGGGAAGGACGTCGTGCCTTTCCCCACCACTCTCCTGCCTATGTACCCAGTAACTCCCACCTTTGCCTGAAGTCATGGCACCAGCTCCTACTTCTCTGGAAATTTTTTTGCACCATTTATGTTAGCAAACCACAGAGTTAGCCTAATGCTTAAAAATATACTCATTGTCTCGAAAGCATAATCCATTCCaaagtatattttgattttttccctgGTGCCCCTTCCTGAAAAATGAGTTCAGGATAACAGTATTTTTATGATATGCTTTGTCGTGACTGTTTTCCCCCTTCAAATAAATGATCAAAGTTAACGTTTGGAAAAGCTGTGTCGAGGCCTACGGTCTTTCCTCCCGGGTCTCGGCCCCTGCTGGTCTCCCTGTTCACATCCCAGATTAGCTGATTTTGCTCCCTTGTACTCCAACTTGAGAACTCCCATGGTTTTGACAAGGAATTAGCTTCATGATCACAATTTCCTGGAGAGGCCCCAGCGGGGGTTCTGTAAGTAGGGAAAACCTGCACTGTGTTGGAGTCCTCTGCCGTAGCCTGTCTTCCTTGAGGCTGTGACCTTGCCTGGAAACTTGTGTTCACAGGGTTTCTTAGTACTCTGCTCTTCCTGCTAAAGGTCCAGGCCAAAGACAATGGTAAGGGACACTTAAGACTCGATCTGTTAGGCTGTGGCCCTTTTAGACACTGCTGGTTCTCAGTGGCCAAAATACTaggtgagttttttgttttgttttgttttgtttttatgtttatttttgagagagcagaagcagggacagaggatctgaagtgggctcagcACGGACAGcggagagccccatgcggggcttgaactcctgggctgtgagatcacgacctgagctgaagtcacacacttaaccaactgagccacccgggtgccccccccaccccagatgtgGGTTCCGAGGTGGAGTCCAGCGTGTTTACCTTTTCGTTCAGATCACCTTGTAGTCTTTAAATTCTTGGTCCCTGAGGCCAAGTCCACAACTTGCCTTCCAGTCACTTGCCTGCCCTTCAGTAGCAGTTGATACATTCAGCGGTAGATTTGGAATCAGTCACTGGTCTTTCTGTCCCACCTTGGCTAGGCCCACATAGAAGTAGCTTCGCCCTGAGACCTGGGGAATTGCTATCTTTTATTCTCCTCGAGGGAGGAAGTAAAGCTGGGGAAAATGATGTCCTTCCAcagcatggaaagaaaaaataaaaatctcctttcCCACAGCTTTGACTTGTGTGTGGTATGAAACATTTTCCTACAGGAGTGGTACTGGTTCTCCATTCTCAGCTAGAACCTTGGAAGTGCTTGATCTGGGTCTCCATGATAGAATGGATGGGACAGGTTGCCCCTGGAGCCATTCATCAATGACCTCTGCGGTGTCAAAACTGGGGCAACATTACTTTAATTCTCAACCTTCTGCCTAGTCATCTGTAAGGAGGCACTGACAGGTCTTCTGATACATGCCCCATGGGTTCTTCGGTACACCTTGGAAGACTTGTGTAATGGTTCAGGGATACTTAAGTGCCTTTGCACGTAAGACTAGACTTTGTATCTTGACATTTGTGATTTCTCCAAAGCAATACAAAAACCATACTTTGCAATATGCTTTACATGTACCAGTTGTTGGTTTCAtcaactcaataaatactagtaGTCCTCCGAGGAAGCAGGATGATGAAAGGAAAATGGGGAGTGGGGATTGGGAGGTCAGGATCAGAAGACCTGAGttctaataatagtaataaccatttattgagcatttatcaGCACTTTGCTCAATGCTTTCCATATATAATCTTCATTCTAAGCATAAGGATACTCATCATtagcctcatttcacagatgaggaaactggctcAGCAAGGAAAACTTGCGTAACCAAAACGTCTCAGCCACTAAATGGAAGAGCCAGGATCCTTTTGGAGTTGCCTCTAAAATCTGTCTTCTAAGCCCTACCCCATACTGCCTCCACGGAAAGCTGTGCGGCTTTGGGCCACACACCTCATCGCATTAGTTCGGTTTGCTGTTGTAAAGAAATCGTTGGGCTAGACTGAATCAAAGCAATGAACGGACAAGGACAGCGCTCCCCACATTTTTTGACCTCACAGCCTTGCTACAGATAATTCTATGGCCCACCGAAATGGAGGCAGAAACTTAAGGTTTCTGCCCCCACGGGGCCTGACTGGGGAAGGGGACTGGAGGATGCTGAAGAGCTTTCTTGGCACTCTTCGCAGCTCCCCGATAGAGAGCAAACTGCAAGCCCTACCCTGGACCGCTGCTTCCAAACACACGAACCCTCCTGCCCCCCGCAAGTGGGCGTGGGTTTTCAAGCTTCTCTCATTAGCGGCATTAGGGGGACTTGCTGAGAAGTGGTTAGGTTACACCGGGCAGTCGCAGAATTGGGCGTTAACTGACAGTGACAGATACCAGTTTAATAAAATCTCTTGGGGCAACTGCATCTGCATAAACCAAAAGAAGTTCCCTTGTGATGGAATGAATACTTTTAATAGAATAGCAAACATTTTAGCAGGTTGGGTACGTAAAAATACCTTAAACTGGGCTATAGATTATGCATCTTCCCGCCTGGACTTGAGAGTTGACAGGAAGGATGCAGAGTTGGCCCTTTATGGTAGGTGGGCATGAAGCATTTGAGGTCCCGACTGAGGTCCTGTCTCCCCTTTCAGCTACTTAAGGCCTTGCATATGGTGGAAATGCACACGAAATGCCACGTCCTTTCTCCTAATTTCATGTAGGGCCTGAAACTGGGTGCTAATTCGGAGATTCACtgaggggggcaggaaggggccgCACGGGTTCCGGCCTGTCATCACCATTGAACGCTCTAGATCGGGGAAGGAGGCGGCGCAACCACGGGCCGCTAAGTGTGCGCAGAGTTGCGGAAGCCACTGCAGCGGGGAAACTAACCGAGACTGGCCCACCGAGAACAGACTGCAGCAGCGGGAACCTCACTCACCACTCCGCCCCTTCCCGCTCGGACCTGGGCTCTCTCAGCGAGAAGCCCTCCCACCTCGGGCTCAGAGCCAATAGAAAATCGAGATATATATGACTCACCATGTCTAACCAATCAGCTCGACGCTCGCTCTCCGCCAACATCTCGCGCGACAACCAAGCGGCCTCGAACCTCACAATAAAAACCTTCCTTGGGCAGAAAGacttctctccccgcccccgaaGCTAACACCGGAAACGAGGTGTGTCTGAAGAATCCCTCCGCGCTCTCCGGCTCCAGAGAGGAAAGTGACTCTTTGATCTTAGTTGCCGTGTAAAGTAGTGCgcccttttcctttcttgagactctaaaaataattcacattcttttcacaGCTACCTTCTGGACATAAAAGTCGTAGGTTGGAGATAGTAGGGGCGTCGGAGGGGCGAAAATGAGTGGGTAGGAGGCGTGGGTCACGTGACCGGGGCGGAAGGATATGTCCTGTGATGCGTCCTCATAGAGGCAAAGTCTATAAAGGACCCACGGCCGGCGGGCCGCggccatttctctccctcccgCCTATAAATGTAGAGCTCCTGTGCGAGTGCGCGTTCTCCCTCCTCCGCTCCCCCAGGGTCCGCGGCCGCCATGGCGTATTAGAGGCAGCAGTGCCTGCGGCAGCATTGGCCTTtgcagcggcggcagcagcacCAGGCTCTGCAGCGGCACCCCCCAGCGGCTTAAGCCATGGCGTAAGTATCGGGGCCGGGCCGCTCTGGCCATGCTCCCGCGGGTCGGCGAGGGCATTCGGCTCGCTTGGGCGCGGCCTGCGGCCGGCGGCGTCCCAGAGGGGGAAGCGGTTTTACGAGCGCCCGAGACGCGTGACCCCTGTTTGGGTGTCAGCGAGACGCCGACGCTTCTGGGTTGGGGGAGCGCGCCCCGTCCCCGAGGATAGAAGT
This genomic window contains:
- the MIEF1 gene encoding mitochondrial dynamics protein MID51 isoform X2 translates to MAGSGERKGKKDDNGIGTAIDFVLSNARLVLGVGGAAMLGIATLAVKRMYDRAISAPTSPTRLSHPGKRSWEEPNWMGSPRLLNKEMKTGLSRSLQTLPTDSSAFDADTFCPPRPKPLARKGQGDLKKSRLRMSLQEKLLTYYRNRAAIPAGEQARAKQAAVDICAELRSFLRAKLPDMPLRDMYLSGSLYDDLQVVTADHIQLIVPLVLEQNLWSCIPGEDTIMNVPGFCLVRRENPEYFPRGSSYWDRCVVGGYLSPKTVADTFEKVVAGSINWPAIGSLLDYVIRPAPPPEALTLEVQYERDKHLVIDFLPSVTLGDTVLVARPHRLAQYDNLWRLSLRPAETARLRALDQADSGCRSLCLKILKAICKSTPALGHLTASQLTNVILHLAQEEADWSPDMLADRFLQALRGLISYLEAGVLPSALNPKVNLFAELTPEEIDELGYTLYCSLSEPEVLLHT
- the MIEF1 gene encoding mitochondrial dynamics protein MID51 isoform X1 is translated as MATLPPHTHFLFPFSTLFSLTSISDCVCHIELVYYILPVSFHRTADSCGQGLGLCVLLLDSVHLEPRLACRSHSMYDRAISAPTSPTRLSHPGKRSWEEPNWMGSPRLLNKEMKTGLSRSLQTLPTDSSAFDADTFCPPRPKPLARKGQGDLKKSRLRMSLQEKLLTYYRNRAAIPAGEQARAKQAAVDICAELRSFLRAKLPDMPLRDMYLSGSLYDDLQVVTADHIQLIVPLVLEQNLWSCIPGEDTIMNVPGFCLVRRENPEYFPRGSSYWDRCVVGGYLSPKTVADTFEKVVAGSINWPAIGSLLDYVIRPAPPPEALTLEVQYERDKHLVIDFLPSVTLGDTVLVARPHRLAQYDNLWRLSLRPAETARLRALDQADSGCRSLCLKILKAICKSTPALGHLTASQLTNVILHLAQEEADWSPDMLADRFLQALRGLISYLEAGVLPSALNPKVNLFAELTPEEIDELGYTLYCSLSEPEVLLHT